One Nerophis ophidion isolate RoL-2023_Sa linkage group LG06, RoL_Noph_v1.0, whole genome shotgun sequence genomic region harbors:
- the mfsd5 gene encoding molybdate-anion transporter gives MLVTAYLAIFLLLLLCAGLELAARRLTPPQPTQTAAANPAFVRFQRVFLRAYLLALWADWLQGPYLYKLYRHYSFLESQIAIIYVCGLASSVLFSPFSGWLPQALGRRQTCLLFCLTYSACCLTKLSRDYFVLIVGRILGGLSTSLLSTTFEAWYVQQHVSVHDFPKEWIPSTFNKAATWNHGLAVGAGLMANLLAEWLHLGPVAPFLLAVPCLLCCAWVVVADWGKEEAEGPESDKQMLLVGAPNGGLTRPSAKARFSRSCHDGLRCLLSDKRVMLLGGVQALFESVLYIFVFLWTPVLDPHGPPLGIVFSCLMAASMVGSLMYRLATSSHYRLQPGHVLCLAVLMAFFSLYMLTFSTAPGQPRPHESFLAFLLLELACGLYFPAVSFLQSRVIPEEKRAGVLAWFRLPLHLLACLGLLALHGEVSGTGGGEDGGGTRHMFGGCAVMMLAALMAVVGLFTIGRNDSDLRLEGAKGEGEM, from the coding sequence ATGTTGGTGACAGCATACCTTGCCATATTCCTGCTGCTTCTCCTGTGTGCTGGCCTGGAGCTTGCAGCACGTCGTCTCACCCCACCTCAGCCGACTCAGACGGCTGCAGCCAACCCAGCCTTCGTCCGCTTCCAGAGAGTCTTCCTCCGGGCCTATCTGTTGGCCCTATGGGCGGACTGGCTCCAGGGTCCTTACCTGTACAAGCTCTACCGCCACTACAGCTTCTTGGAGTCCCAGATAGCCATCATTTATGTATGTGGCTTGGCCTCTTCTGTGTTGTTTTCTCCTTTTTCAGGGTGGCTCCCCCAAGCTTTGGGCCGCAGACAGACTTGTCTGCTCTTTTGTCTGACTTACTCTGCTTGCTGCCTCACCAAGCTGTCCAGGGACTATTTTGTTTTGATTGTAGGTCGCATCCTGGGAGGTCTGTCCACATCCTTGCTCTCCACCACATTTGAGGCCTGGTATGTCCAACAGCATGTCAGCGTCCACGATTTCCCCAAGGAGTGGATCCCCAGCACCTTCAACAAAGCTGCCACGTGGAACCATGGGCTCGCCGTGGGAGCTGGCTTAATGGCTAACTTGCTCGCTGAGTGGCTCCACTTGGGGCCGGTGGCTCCCTTTCTCCTGGCTGTCCCCTGTTTGCTGTGCTGTGCCTGGGTGGTGGTAGCAGACTGGGGGAAGGAAGAAGCAGAAGGACCTGAAAGTGACAAACAGATGCTCCTTGTAGGTGCTCCAAATGGAGGTTTGACTCGTCCATCTGCAAAGGCCCGGTTCTCACGCAGCTGCCATGATGGACTTCGTTGTTTGCTTTCAGACAAGAGAGTCATGCTCCTGGGTGGCGTGCAGGCTCTATTTGAAAGTGTCCTctacatctttgtttttttgtggACCCCGGTGCTGGACCCTCACGGACCTCCTTTGGGAATAGTGTTCTCCTGTCTGATGGCTGCCAGTATGGTTGGCTCCTTGATGTACCGCCTAGCCACCTCCTCACACTATCGTCTACAGCCCGGCCATGTACTCTGTTTGGCCGTTTTGATGGCCTTCTTCTCTTtatacatgctaactttttccaccGCGCCAGGACAACCAAGACCGCATGAATCTTTCCTGGCTTTCCTGCTGCTGGAGCTGGCATGTGGACTTTACTTCCCCGCAGTCAGCTTCCTCCAGAGTAGGGTGATTCCCGAGGAGAAGCGGGCTGGAGTGCTGGCCTGGTTCCGCCTACCTCTGCACCTGCTGGCCTGTCTGGGTCTGCTGGCGCTCCACGGCGAGGTGTCGGGGACAGGGGGTGGGGAGGACGGCGGCGGTACTAGACACATGTTTGGAGGCTGTGCAGTCATGATGCTCGCGGCTTTGATGGCTGTTGTTGGTCTGTTCACGATAGGCAGGAACGACTCGGACCTCAGACTTGAGGGAGCCAAGGGAGAGGGTGAGATGTAG
- the LOC133554496 gene encoding protein lifeguard 2-like isoform X1, which translates to MTQGKSALSNKAPGDSFSGQSSASPSPPSYEEATAGSSEPCYNDVEMLTEFTWDDRNIRRIFIRKVYAILMIQLLVTFAVVSIFTFCDPVKDYIQTNPGWYWASYGVFFVTYLTLSCCSAPRRQFPWNLILLTIFTLALSYMTGMLSSFYNTKSVVMCLGITTAVCLLVTILSFQTKVDVTSYQGVLLIFCIVMFISGLVLAAVLPFKYVPWLDTTYAVLGAILFTMFLAFDTQLLMGNKRYTISPEEYIFATLSIYLDVVYIFSFFLQIFGTKRE; encoded by the exons ATGACGCAGGGCAAG TCTGCGCTCTCCAACAAGGCCCCCGGTGACTCATTCAGTGGACAGTCCTCAGCGTCCCCATCTCCCCCTAGTTATGAGGAAGCTACTGcag GTTCAAGTGAACCTTGCTACAATGACGTTGAGATGCTCACAGAGTTCACTTGGGATGATCGGAACATCCGACGGATCTTCATACGTAAG GTTTATGCCATCCTGATGATCCAGCTCTTAGTGACCTTTGCTGTTGTGTCTATTTTCACTTTCTG tgatCCTGTGAAGGACTACATTCAAACAAACCCAGGATGGTATTGGGCCTCTTA CGGAGTGTTTTTCGTGACATATTTGACTTTGTCTTGCTGCTCTGCACCGAG GAGACAGTTTCCATGGAATTTGATCCTGCTCACCATCTTT ACACTTGCTCTATCCTACATGACAGGGATGTTGTCCAG CTTCTACAACACCAAGTCAGTGGTTATGTGTTTGGGCATCACAACTGCCGTCTGTCTCCTGGTCACAATCTTGAGTTTCCAAACTAAG GTTGACGTGACATCATATCAAGGTGTGCTCCTCATCTTCTGTATTGTCATGTTTATCTCTGGACTGGTGCTTGCTGCGGTTCTTCcatttaaatat GTACCTTGGTTGGATACCACCTATGCCGTTTTGGGAGCCATATTGTTCACGATG TTTTTGGCATTTGACACCCAGCTGCTCATGGGGAACAAGCGCTACACCATCAGCCCAGAAGAGTATATTTTTGCTACACTCAGCATCTACCTGGACGTAGTCTATATATTCTCATTCTTCCTCCAGATTTTTGGAACAAAACGagagtaa
- the LOC133554496 gene encoding protein lifeguard 2-like isoform X2, producing the protein MLTEFTWDDRNIRRIFIRKVYAILMIQLLVTFAVVSIFTFCDPVKDYIQTNPGWYWASYGVFFVTYLTLSCCSAPRRQFPWNLILLTIFTLALSYMTGMLSSFYNTKSVVMCLGITTAVCLLVTILSFQTKVDVTSYQGVLLIFCIVMFISGLVLAAVLPFKYVPWLDTTYAVLGAILFTMFLAFDTQLLMGNKRYTISPEEYIFATLSIYLDVVYIFSFFLQIFGTKRE; encoded by the exons ATGCTCACAGAGTTCACTTGGGATGATCGGAACATCCGACGGATCTTCATACGTAAG GTTTATGCCATCCTGATGATCCAGCTCTTAGTGACCTTTGCTGTTGTGTCTATTTTCACTTTCTG tgatCCTGTGAAGGACTACATTCAAACAAACCCAGGATGGTATTGGGCCTCTTA CGGAGTGTTTTTCGTGACATATTTGACTTTGTCTTGCTGCTCTGCACCGAG GAGACAGTTTCCATGGAATTTGATCCTGCTCACCATCTTT ACACTTGCTCTATCCTACATGACAGGGATGTTGTCCAG CTTCTACAACACCAAGTCAGTGGTTATGTGTTTGGGCATCACAACTGCCGTCTGTCTCCTGGTCACAATCTTGAGTTTCCAAACTAAG GTTGACGTGACATCATATCAAGGTGTGCTCCTCATCTTCTGTATTGTCATGTTTATCTCTGGACTGGTGCTTGCTGCGGTTCTTCcatttaaatat GTACCTTGGTTGGATACCACCTATGCCGTTTTGGGAGCCATATTGTTCACGATG TTTTTGGCATTTGACACCCAGCTGCTCATGGGGAACAAGCGCTACACCATCAGCCCAGAAGAGTATATTTTTGCTACACTCAGCATCTACCTGGACGTAGTCTATATATTCTCATTCTTCCTCCAGATTTTTGGAACAAAACGagagtaa